A single region of the Theileria annulata chromosome 4, complete sequence, *** SEQUENCING IN PROGRESS *** genome encodes:
- a CDS encoding uncharacterized protein (Tap349h10.p1c.C.cand.13 - score = 23.09) — protein sequence MIFLDHPGLSRINSIFQCLDAPDRYFDTNFELVSYSKSDENLKHDPSEFLTKSVSHDFTSYFKAILNKCFQDYNFSNLDESYFKKVNNFDTVVNTIYYNISFVVTHRFPNFADEFWQTIREVVHIKDVDIYTFDSCGEDDPFNSEVSLNSFNYFFLDKKQQRILFISCVRCTRSDAFDKSDYTSSFQPSIYSDNLNTKPEEDCLSDYDIPETNVFNL from the exons atgatatttttgGATCACCCTGGATTAAGCAGAATAAACTCAATATTTCAATGTTTAGATGCTCCAGACCGCTACTTCGATACCAACTTTGAACTTGTTTCATATTCAAA GTCTGACGAAAACTTGAAACATGATCCTTCTGAATTTTTGACCAAGTCTGTGTCACACGATTTTACCAGTTATTTCAAGGCTATCTTGAACAAGTGCTTCCAGGACTACAATTTTag taaCTTGGATGAGTCATATTTTAAGAAGGTTAACAACTTCGATACAGTAGTCAACACTATTTACTACAACATCTCGTTTGTTGTCACACACCGTTTTCCTAATTTCGCAGATGAATTCTGGCAAACAATTAGG GAAGTTGTTCACATCAAAGATGTCGATATATACACCTTTGACAGTTGTGGTGAGGACGACCCATTCAACTCGGAAGTCTCACTAAACTcattcaattattttttcttgGATAAAAAACAACAACGAATCTTGTTCATTTCATGTGTAAGATGTACACGCTCAGATGCATTTGACAAGTCGGACTACACATCATCATTCCAACCTTCCATATATTCagataatttaaacacTAAACCAGAAGAAGATTGCCTATCAGATTACGATATTCCAGAAACTAATGttttcaatttataa
- a CDS encoding prohibitin-like protein, putative (Tap349h10.p1c.cand.222 - score = 17.65;~SMART PHB (SM00244) at aa 93-258, E()=6.41e-01;~1 probable transmembrane helix predicted for TA08975 by TMHMM2.0 at aa 81-103) translates to MYYIRQYKWFIRYRNVFFSTKNKLSGVKQLDSQKNDLTSSNELPSQEFISPLYTQKTGMFAKPGVPFSEDKAGRFRTYKLYLFSFVSFIVIVSMIKIIPPGHVGIVVRKDGNVDQFNNKGRLALFHIPFIEKPIAFRITPIRKKIIRKCETSDGKSVEVVVFLTLTAKIPFSSHIYSIYGVNYSNGFVEKELNFDIDQVIKKFKMDDLILNPDVIENLEHKKGNIYSVNSSIEKANKEMIERFEDAGSFNKIIVSDVVSPYIFIQITINV, encoded by the exons atgtattatataagACAATACAAGTGGTTTATTAGATATCGCAATGTTTTTTTCTCGACgaagaataaattatctGGTGTTAAACAGTTGGATTCTCAAAAAAATGACTTAACTAGTTCCAATGAGCTACCTTCTCAGGAATTTATAAGTCCTCTTTACACCCAGAAGACTGGAATGTTCGCCAAACCAGGCGTTCCTTTTAGTGAGGATAAGGCTGGCCGATTCAGGACATACAAACTATACCTATTCTCATTTGTTTCATTTATAGTTATAGTTTCAATGATCAAAATAATACCTCCTGGTCATGTTGGAATTGTTGTTCGCAAAGATG gTAACGTTGACCAATTCAACAATAAGGGTCGCCTCGCTTTATTTCACATCCCTTTTATCGAAAAACCAATTGCTTTCAGGATAACCCCTATAAGAAAAAAgattattagaaaatgtGAAACGTCTGATGGTAAGAGTGTTGAGGTTGTTGTTTTCCTTACTCTAACAGCTAAAATTCCCTTTTCTTCACACATTTATTCTATTTACGGAGTTAACTACAGCAATGGCTTTGTTGAGAAAGAGCTGAACTTTGATATTGATCAAGTTAttaaaaagtttaaaatgGATGATTTGATCTTGAACCCTGATGTCATAGAGAATTTGGAACATAAAAAGGGGAACATATACTCGGTAAACAGTTCTATAGAAAAGGCAAACAAAGAAATGATCGAGCGATTTGAAGACGCGGGTTCATTTAACAAAATCATAGTTTCAGATGTCGTAAGTccatatatattcatacaaattacaataaatgtgtag
- a CDS encoding uncharacterized protein (SMART pfam:CRAL_TRIO_N (PF03765) at aa 111-172, E()=1.00e-01; SEC14 (SM00516) at aa 177-335, E()=9.15e-09), with protein sequence MDFIKTLKKKTEAKIADIKSDFSNSSSLPKCKPDFDYKSLNISTDIGPQITEYFYDMDFDLRDYLKKYNLIYPCTESQSPSFVDLQFDSLNTMRKLLLDMPVVETVAEATKTKKSKLHSHQPVKEVTLDELYYCNDLVLFRFLRTFDYKPEKSLHAILKTLSWRRTRDPLRIKPEVVHPVLYKNLLYRRGYDYYASPILYFRPINETEASLELHVLGLYYVLERALQTCLVSQGNDKVYVIVDLKDWSLSRLPPMELVIETARALVDHYTETIDEIIFIDPPPLIDPVYQMVKCVIPASTTKKLLFKSRGPKLFDYLRSRIPLCFLEKSLGGECEPEMDFKDYWKVEEAEFTYFQRRMDDKHKNNILTPVQFPIYRTRLIKYYCGIQLLIRYVILFYLCIY encoded by the exons aTGGATTTCATTAAAACGCTAAAGAAGAAGACGGAAGCTAAAATCGCCGACATCAAATCAGATTTTAGCAACTCTTCTAGCCTTCCAAAATGCAAACCAGATTTCGATTACAaatctttaaatatttctaCAGATATAGGACCTCAAATTACAGAATACTTTTATGATATGGACTTTGATTTACGTGACTATTTGAAAAAgtataatttgatttatccATGCACTGAGTCACAATCTCCATCATTTGTAGACCTACAGTTCGATTCTCTTAATACTATGCGGAAATTATTGCTCGACATGCCTGTTGTTGAGACAGTTGCCGAGGCTACAAAGACTAAAAAGTCCAAACTACATAGCCACCAGCCAGTTAAGGAAGTTACACTAGATGAACTGTACTATTGTAACGATCTGGTACTATTTAGGTTCCTTAGAACATTCGACTATAAACCAGAAAAATCATTACACgcaattttaaaaacacTCTCATGGAGAAGAACTAGAGACCCATTGAGAATAAAGCCTGAAGTAGTACATCCAGTACTatacaaaaatttattatacagaAGAGGATATGATTATTATGCATCACctattttatatttcag acCTATAAATGAAACAGAAGCTAGCTTAGAATTACATGTTTTGGGACTTTATTATGTTCTGGAAAGAGCTTTACAAACATGTTTAGTATCGCAAGGGAACGATAAAGTGTATGTAATAGTAGACTTAAAAGATTGGTCACTGTCAAGACTACCACCTATGGAACTAGTTATCGAAACTGCTAGAGCACTTGTAGATCACTATACAGAGACGATTGATGagattatatttattgacCCACCGCCATTGATCGATCCAGTATATCAGATGGTCAAGTGTGTTATCCCAGCATCAACAACAAAGAAACTTCTTTTCAAATCAAGAGGACCAAAACTATTCGACTACCTAAGGTCGAGAATCCCATTATGCTTTCTAGAGAAATCATTGGGAGGAGAATGTGAGCCTGAGATGGATTTCAAAGATTACTGGAAGGTTGAGGAAGCGGAATTCACATATTTTCAAAGAAGAATGGACGA taaacataaaaataatattttaacacCTGTACAATTCCCAATATATAGAACTCGActtataaaatattattgtgGCATCCAATTGTTAATTCgttatgttattttattttatttatgtatatattaa
- a CDS encoding uncharacterized protein (Tap349h10.p1c.cand.224 - score = 59.76;~SMART 1 transmembrane domain at aa 241-263;~1 probable transmembrane helix predicted for TA08985 by TMHMM2.0 at aa 241-263): protein MLRSVALNNLYRSDFPLLKTYITKRNNGLFSGSFMSVGLSNYFKTPRIQSTFICNYRFFEIKNYYTHKSFNYHMNTLNNHIIFNQPIDGLVNCNLNYYGRNVKLSFSTETNQKNEVVKSKKKTSLVMKVFKVPLVMVKWVVYIPYRIGRGIFRVLSHSFRGFNKLAKLAARAAVLQKVTGVSGIFKSIVGGIKHTIHWCKTGSKLYAANVKVSYYILKKLIRGHPMRYHERKLLMRTMNDALKLVPFSFFIIVPFAEFLLPVVIRFFPQMLPSTFQTNNKKDEDYLQKKLMAKKELATFFQELVQERTNQILQEELDSSMRTKAEALKQFQERLLKKSDDMNPFLSANELLVFSKLFKKEFVLDKMSYQTLKVMCKLLGITPFALKSHLVLQLRHHLLKIQREDRLILWEGVESLQFEELQEACKERAMKFYNVTKEQMQQQLKQWLDLSSRREINPILLLWSRCITMTHEPMVIKETATPTDSLESADAQEMLVDVSSSEVLEEKPEEKVGMSKIKVIQDVVEAAQVDEEQLHEREERLEELSEKVKELKEIIEKSKEEETMSNFESTDAVPSEELLSIDDDMDPTQRKKQIEPNEESSKFESLSKEELLQRHKELLSSLDVQMQISDLQYHQLTELYSYMVKISENSSPNEPIRIDHNDLKLLLDSTRNDFKQIETLSAQFQKVSENLTS, encoded by the exons ATGTTGAGATCTGTAGCtctgaataatttatacagGTCTGATTTTCCTCTCTTAAAGACCTATATAACCAAACGAAATAACGGTCTGTTTAGTGGAAGTTTTATGTCGGTAGGATTGTcgaattattttaaaacgCCTAGAATCCAAAGCACATTCATTTGCAACTATCGTTTctttgaaattaaaaattattatacacataAATCGTTTAACTATCATATGAATACACTAAACAACCACATAATATTCAATCAACCCATTGATGGTCTAGTTAATTGTAACTTAAATTACTATGGTCGTAACGTGAAATTGAGTTTTTCCACCGAAACAAATCAAAAGAATGAAGTAGTCAAGAGTAAAAAGAAAACTTCACTCGTAATGAAGGTCTTTAAGGTACCACTGGTTATGGTCAAATGGGTAGTATATATACCCTATAGAATAGGAAGAGGAATATTCAGAGTCCTTTCACACTCATTTAGAGGATTCAACAAACTCGCAAAGCTGGCAGCAAGAGCAGCAGTACTCCAGAAAGTAACTGGAGTCTCCGGAATATTTAAGAGTATAGTGGGCGGTATCAAGCATACAATACATTGGTGTAAAACTGGATCAAAGCTTTATGCAGCAAACGTCAAGGTTTCATATTACATTCTGAAGAAGCTTATTAGAGGACACCCAATGAGATACCACGAGAGAAAACTACTGATGAGAACAATGAACGACGCACTCAAGCTGGTACCATTTTCGTTTTTCATAATCGTACCTTTCGCAGAGTTCTTGCTTCCGGTAGTGATACGGTTCTTCCCACAAATGTTACCCTCAACGTTCCAAACAAACAACAAAAAGGATGAAGACTATCTGCAGAAGAAACTGATGGCCAAGAAGGAGCTCGCAACATTCTTCCAGGAACTAGTTCAGGAAAGAACAAACCAAATTCTAC AGGAGGAACTGGACTCTTCAATGAGAACCAAGGCTGAGGCATTAAAGCAGTTTCAGGAAAGATTACTAAAAAAAAGTGATGATATGAACCCGTTCCTAAG TGCAAACGAACTTTTGGTCTTTTCAAAGTTATTTAAAAAGGAATTTGTTCTGGATAAAATGAGTTATCAGACCCTTAAA GTAATGTGTAAACTTCTCGGTATTACACCATTTGCCCTCAAGTCACATCTTGTATTACAACTCAG GCATCATTTGTTGAAAATACAGAGGGAAGATAGGTTGATATTGTGGGAAGGGGTGGAGAGTTTACAGTTTGAGGAGCTTCAGGAGGCCTGTAAGGAACGAGCAATGAAGTTTTACAATGTAACAAAGGAACAAATGCAACAACAACTCAAGCAATGGCTTGACTTATCTAGTAGAAGGGAGATTAACCCAATTCTCCTCCTTTGGAGCAGATGCATAACCATGACTCACGAGCCGATGGTGATAAAAGAAACTGCCACTCCAACAGACTCATTAGAATCAGCAGACGCTCAGGAAATGCTAGTTGACGTCAGTTCCTCAGAAGTTTTAGAAGAAAAGCCTGAGGAGAAGGTCGGAATGTCGAAGATTAAGGTCATCCAGGATGTTGTGGAGGCAGCTCAAGTTGATGAGGAGCAGTTACATGAACGTGAGGAACGTCTCGAAGAGTTATCTGAGAAGGTGAAGGAGTTGAAAGAGATTATAGAAAAGAGCAAAGAGGAGGAAACCATGTCAAATTTCGAGTCAACAGACGCTGTACCATCTGAGGAACTACTAAGCATTGATGATGATATGGACCCGACACAGAGGAAGAAACAAATCGAGCCAAATGAAGAATCCTC TAAATTCGAATCATTGTCCAAAGAGGAACTGTTGCAGAGACACAAGGAACTTTTATCCTCACTTGACGTCCAGATGCAGATCAGTGATCTCCAGTACCACCAACTCACTGAGCTCTACTCTTACATGGTTAAAATCTCTGAAAATTCCTCACCGAACGAACCAATTAGAATCGACCACAATGACCTCAAGTTGCTTTTGGACTCGACGAGAAACGATTTCAAGCAAATCGAGACACTATCTGCTCAGTTTCAGAAAGTTTCAGAGAATTTAActtcataa